A window of the Aspergillus flavus chromosome 6, complete sequence genome harbors these coding sequences:
- a CDS encoding general substrate transporter — translation MVLQGRPLRLTQVFLIVVPAFILFGYNQAGVGPLATLQSWVHVFPEIDAVNTTGAVKAHNSTSKGAVVASFQLGALIGALSCSFLGDWMGRRKTVFLGTIISIIGQVLQTASYGLVQFTIGRVILGVGIGMFSAAVPVWQSECTSAKHRGQHVIVDGICICLGYTLCNWIDFGLSKVDGTLQWRIPLAISFFFELVLVCSVFLLPESPRWLVRVNRIEEATTSLAAYKGIPEEDDEIRMEIAGIESSLEVSAEHSGSLKEMFSKNDKDRLLYRFGLCMALQFFQQMCGGNLISVYASTIFEENLNMDSDLARILSSCAMTWKFLCSFIAFVAIDRLGRRAIFMISGAGMSVCMIVLAITNSFGKNYAASIVSALFIFLFNSFYPFGFLGGNFLYCTEVAPVRLRVAMSSISTANHWLWNFVVVMITPVALDTIGYQYYIMYAVISGCIPFVVYVFYPETMNRNLEAINNVFRDAPSTWNIVNMARHLPQGEAAEVDAFTRAAEKAEIEQRENV, via the coding sequence ATGGTGCTCCAAGGAAGACCTCTCCGCCTGACTCAGGTGTTTCTCATCGTTGTTCCtgccttcatcctcttcggttACAATCAAGCTGGTGTTGGCCCGCTGGCCACCCTGCAGAGTTGGGTCCATGTCTTCCCTGAAATCGACGCGGTCAACACGACCGGTGCCGTCAAGGCTCATAATTCGACCAGTAAAGGTGCCGTCGTAGCATCCTTCCAGCTCGGAGCCCTGATCGGAGCCCTATCCTGTTCGTTCCTCGGTGACTGGATGGGTCGACGTAAGACCGTCTTTCTCGgcaccatcatctccatcatcggtCAAGTGCTCCAGACGGCCTCGTACGGCCTCGTCCAATTCACCATCGGCCGAGTCATCCTTGGTGTGGGTATTGGAATGTTCAGTGCCGCCGTGCCCGTGTGGCAGTCCGAATGCACGTCGGCCAAACACCGTGGCCAGCACGTTATTGTCGACGGTATCTGTATCTGTCTGGGTTACACACTCTGCAACTGGATCGACTTCGGTCTCAGTAAAGTGGACGGCACGCTGCAATGGCGTATTCCTCTCgccatctctttcttcttcgagctAGTCCTCGTCTGCtccgtcttcctcctccccgaATCCCCCCGTTGGCTCGTCCGCGTCAACCGCATCGAAGAAGCCACCACCAGTCTCGCCGCCTACAAGGGCATCcccgaggaagacgacgaaATCCGCATGGAAATCGCCGGCATCGAGTCCTCGCTCGAAGTCAGCGCCGAACACAGCGGCTCGCTGAAGGAAATGTTCAGCAAGAACGACAAAGACCGCCTCCTGTACCGGTTTGGGCTCTGCATGGCGCTGCAATTCTTCCAGCAGATGTGCGGTGGTAACCTGATCTCCGTGTACGCGTCGACCATCTTCGAAGAGAACCTCAACATGGACTCCGACCTGGCCCGCATCCTCTCCTCCTGCGCCATGACCTGGAAGTTCCTGTGCAGCTTCATCGCCTTCGTCGCCATCGACCGTCTCGGCCGTCGCGCCATCTTCATGATCAGCGGCGCCGGCATGAGCGTCTGCATGATCGTCCTCGCCATCACCAACAGCTTCGGCAAGAACTACGCCGCCTCCATCGTGTCtgccctcttcatcttcctcttcaactccttctACCCCTTCGGCTTCCTCGGCGGAAACTTCCTCTACTGTACCGAGGTCGCCCCCGTCCGGCTCCGTGTCGCCAtgtcctccatctccaccgCTAACCACTGGCTCTGGAacttcgtcgtcgtcatgaTCACCCCCGTCGCCCTCGACACCATCGGCTACCAGTACTATATCATGTACGCCGTCATCTCCGGCTGCATCCCCTTCGTCGTCTACGTCTTCTACCCGGAGACCATGAACCGTAACCTGGAGGCTATTAACAATGTCTTCCGTGACGCCCCTTCCACCTGGAACATCGTCAACATGGCCAGACACTTACCTCAGGGTGAAGCCGCCGAAGTCGACGCCTTCACTCGCGC
- a CDS encoding isocitrate/isopropylmalate dehydrogenase (tartrate dehydrogenase/decarboxylase ttuC), which produces MKTYNIASIPADGIGPEVISAGVTVLNALAEKLNTFKLDFTHYDWSSETYKTTGKYIPDGGLEDLKRHDAILFGAVGAPDVPDHISLWGLRLSICQPLQQYANVRPTRVLRGTQSPLRNCPPGKLDWVIVRENSEGEYAGQGGRSHRGFPWEVATETAIFSRHGVERIMRFAFETAAKRPRKLLTVVTKSNAQRNGMVLWDEVATEVGKEFPEVQVDKMLVDAMTTRMVLKPETLDTIVASNLHADILSDLAAALAGSIGIAPTSNLDPTRQHPSMFEPIHGSAFDITGKGIANPVATFWTAAEMLAWLGEETAAQKLMECVENVCERGILTADLGGKATTKEVTEAMVGEIQRL; this is translated from the exons ATGAAGACCTACAACATCGCTTCGATCCCCGCGGACGGCATCGGCCCCGAGGTCATCTCGGCCGGAGTTACTGTTCTCAACGCCTTGGCCGAGAAGCTTAACACTTTCAAGCTTGACTTCACCCACTACGACTGGAGCTCGGAGACATACAAAACTACGGGGAAATATATTCCCGACGGAGGACTGGAAGACCTGAAGCGCCATGATGCGATTTTGTTTGGAGCTGTCGGAGCACCTG ATGTGCCCGATCACATTTCCCTCTGGGGTCTCCGTCTTTCGATCTGCCAACCGCTGCAGCAATATGCAAACGTCCGACCTACGCGCGTCCTCCGGGGCACACAATCACCGCTTCGGAACTGCCCCCCCGGCAAGTTGGACTGGGTGATTGTTCGTGAGAATAGTGAGGGCGAGTATGCCGGACAGGGGGGTCGATCCCACCGCGGCTTCCCCTGGGAAGTAGCCACTGAGACCGCGATTTTTAGCCGGCACGGCGTCGAGCGAATCATGCGGTTCGCTTTCGAGACGGCGGCTAAACGGCCACGGAAGCTACTGACCGTGGTCACTAAGAGCAATGCCCAGCGCAACGGTATGGTCCTTTGGGATGAGGTTGCGACCGAAGTGGGGAAAGAGTTCCCAGAAGTGCAGGTGGACAAGATGTTGGTGGACGCGATGACTACAAGGATGGTGTTGAAGCCCGAGACGCTGGATACGATTGTTGCCAGTAATTTG CATGCGGACATTCTCTCCGACCTCGCAGCTGCTCTCGCCGGTTCGATAGGAATCGCACCGACCTCCAACTTGGACCCCACCCGACAGCATCCTAGCATGTTTGAGCCGATTCACGGCTCAGCATTCGATATCACCGGGAAAGGCATTGCTAATCCCGTGGCCACCTTCTGGACCGCGGCCGAGATGTTAGCGTGGTTGGGCGAGGAGACGGCGGCTCAGAAGCTAATGGAGTGTGTGGAGAACGTGTGTGAGAGGGGAATCTTGACCGCAGACCTGGGAGGTAAGGCCACGACCAAGGAAGTCACCGAGGCCATGGTGGGGGAGATCCAGCGACTGTAA
- a CDS encoding Zn(II)2Cys6 transcription factor, with product MDSPHHDYITSPAKRHKSNPPREIGVMRKSFVDNGSATFLGSSSGIHFIRTVYNSFARRSAHLSQSKNTQENLVPGEDDQLLQSPGYDAQAVKKELWAPQELDHRSWTASFEQLVQWTRSYFECWHPMFPFLSGPKFLELLEQISQGGLDGVKTTDVILIRSIVSISLMDGRQVTATRSTPVPAKLVFRTVDQAMESLHTLFCDPPTISILQAAFSVALFLASLLRLNAASRIGGVITRTAFHLGLHRCPARFACFSPEEAAVRQRLFWSIYCLERYLSQSLGIPLSIRDDDIDVCYPGIERHGEGVYDPNLRLLTYLAKFARVRGLVLELRNKSILHSQETSNTATQVNGELAHWWNEVYDDVYPVEEDPGLTPLHRLLLIVFRHESIISMNRPLLAAEQSSPEYKTALQVCIESSRSLITALRGYVLPGGQGTVPLVWPSFTWAVWMSCLILVYAAWEGDFPVLSASRYAKTGLSILQNLSLRGNTWPQTCIEAIRDLESALSNPPPTPPIDNRPASPGPAEDRAPDYPTNIVEDPRPAPQYHPSVVFGDSSINNFPLTYPFPDPGDFESGWNDLWTVADGPWLIEENFDQNFGFHI from the exons ATGGACTCACCGCACCATGATTATATCACTTCTCCCGCCAAACGGCACAAATCGAATCCGCCGCGAGAAATTGGTGTGATGAGGAAATCTTTCGTTGACAATGGCTCCGCCACGTTCCTCGGCAGCTCAAGCGGCATTCATTTCATCCGCACTGTCTACAACTCATTTGCCCGTCGCTCAGCGCACCTGAGCCAGTCTAAGAATACACAGGAGAATCTAGTTCCCGGTGAAGATGACCAATTGCTCCAGAGCCCAGGATATGATGCGCAGGcagtgaagaaagagctGTGGGCGCCGCAGGAGCTGGACCACCGGTCCTGGACAGCTTCATTTGAACAGCTTGTGCAATGGACGAGAAGCTACTTTGAATGTTGGCATCCGATGTTTCCGTTCCTCTCTGGCCCAAAGTTCCTTGAGCTGCTTGAGCAGATTAGCCAGGGCGGGTTGGACGGCGTAAAGACAACGGACGTGATTCTCATCCGGTCCATTGTGTCTATTTCTCTGATGGATGGTCGTCAGGTGACTGCTACGAGGAGTACGCCTGTGCCCGCAAAGCTGGTCTTTCGCACAGTTGATCAGGCAATGGAAAGCCTGCACACGCTTTTCTGCGACCCGCCTACAATATCCATCCTCCAGGCGGCTTTTAGCGTGGCATTGTTCCTCGCTTCGCTGCTGCGATTGAATGCCGCCTCGCGAATCGGTGGCGTGATAACGCGCACCGCGTTCCATCTCGGTCTACATCGATGTCCGGCGCGATTCGCCTGTTTTAGTCCAGAAGAAGCTGCAGTCCGACAGCGATTATTCTGGTCGATCTACTGCCTAGAAAGATACCTCTCCCAGTCCCTAGGTATTCCACTGAGTATCCGAGATGACGACATCGACGTGTGTTATCCAGGAATAGAAAGACACGGTGAAGGGGTATACG ATCCAAACCTCCGCTTACTCACTTATCTGGCCAAATTCGCCCGCGTAAGAGGCTTAGTCCTCGAACTCCGCAATAAGTCCATCCTCCACAGCCAAGAAACCTCCAACACCGCAACTCAGGTGAACGGGGAGCTCGCCCACTGGTGGAACGAAGTCTACGATGATGTTTACCCCGTGGAAGAGGACCCAGGACTGACACCACTTCATCGTCTCCTGCTAATCGTCTTCCGCCATGAGTCTATCATCTCGATGAACAGGCCACTCCTGGCGGCCGAGCAATCGTCGCCAGAGTACAAGACGGCATTGCAGGTGTGTATTGAGTCGTCTAGGTCACTGATCACTGCGCTCAGAGGGTATGTCCTGCCCGGCGGTCAGGGAACCGTGCCGCTGGTATGGCCATCATTCACATGGGCCGTCTGGATGAGCTGTTTGATCCTAGTATATGCAGCATGGGAAGGGGATTTTCCCGTGCTATCCGCTTCACG ATACGCCAAAACTGGCCTGTCCATCCTCCAAAACTTATCTCTGAGAGGAAATACCTGGCCGCAGACCTGCATCGAAGCCATCCGCGATCTAGAATCTGCTCTATCCAACCCACCGCCAACGCCCCCAATCGACAACCGACCAGCAAGCCCAGGGCCTGCAGAAGATAGAGCCCCGGATTACCCCACTAACATTGTCGAGGACCCCAGGCCAGCTCCGCAATATCACCCTTCGGTTGTATTTGGAGACTCGTCGATCAATAATTTTCCTCTTACGTACCCCTTTCCAGACCCCGGAGATTTTGAATCCGGGTGGAATGACCTGTGGACCGTGGCGGATGGGCCCTGGTTAATCGAAGAGAACTTCGATCAGAATTTCGGGTTTCACATTTAG
- a CDS encoding Zn(II)2Cys6 transcription factor has translation MTTDIMATAHPQNPISCEPCRQKKCKCDRLLPICTQCATTPLSQSKCIYPESGKRGLPQGYITHIEHRLAATEAALFSVYSQIRAGSTVQPQRQSQIQEGSLAVPVDVVASSRGSRMESMAEWQALPLRAGGELERWWGVKKGAWGIDVDDGGCSSANFGQDNEKGLLVEDRNGPEIGGRESNLELDSGKMTRAERLARLESRVYF, from the exons ATGACTACAGACATCATGGCGACCGCTCATCCCCAAAACCCCATCTCCTGCGAACCATGTCGACAGAAGAAATGCAAA TGTGACCGACTCCT TCCGATCTGCACACAATGTGCCACCACTCCATTATCTCAAAGCAAATGTATATACCCCGAGAGTGGAAAACG AGGTCTCCCGCAAGGGTACATCACCCATATTGAACATCGTCTCGCAGCGACAGAAGCAGCTTTGTTCTCGGTATATTCCCAGATACGGGCGGGAAGTACTGTGCAACCACAGAGGCAATCCCAAATACAGGAAGGTAGTCTTGCTGTTCCTGTGGATGTGGTGGCTTCGTCGAGGGGAAGTCGAATGGAAAGTATGGCGGAGTGGCAGGCGTTGCCACTGAGGGCTGGAGGAGAATTAGAGAGATGGTGGGGGGTTAAGAAAGGGGCTTGGGGGATAGACGTTGATGATGGGGGATGCTCCTCTGCTAACTTTGGGCAAGACAACGAGAAGGGGTTGTTGGTTGAGGATCGGAATGGACCTGAGATAGGGGGAAGGGAATCGAATTTAGAATTAGACAGTGGGAAGATGACTAGAGCGGAGAGGTTGGCAAGGCTTGAATCGAGGGTATATTTTTGA
- a CDS encoding putative multidrug resistance-associated protein 2, 6, ABC-transporter (unnamed protein product), with protein MVDNVDISQVSLGRLRSQLAIIPQHPVLFRGTVRSNLDPFGDYDDAVLAGALQAVGWHQNEDSASEPTSSTLRASSTESARESLIKGDTDMEHDCLLTEETTERGLDQPVADCGENLSHGQQQLLCLARAIIRRPKILVMDEATSSVDNPTDDLIQRSLRSALGQSQPTFLVIAHRLKTIADSDLVLVMDDGMIVESGSPKELLHCDQSCFRSMVYQDPEGEMLENIILNGVE; from the coding sequence ATGGTGGACAATGTCGATATCTCGCAGGTGAGCCTTGGTCGGTTGCGTAGTCAACTTGCAATCATCCCGCAGCATCCTGTACTTTTCCGCGGAACTGTGCGGTCGAATCTTGATCCTTTTGGCGATTACGATGACGCCGTGCTTGCGGGCGCGCTACAAGCCGTGGGATGGCACCAGAATGAGGACAGCGCCTCAGAGCCCACTTCTTCCACACTCCGAGCATCCTCAACTGAGTCAGCCCGCGAATCTCTAATCAAAGGAGACACCGATATGGAACACGACTGCCTCCTCACGGAGGAAACCACAGAAAGAGGTCTGGACCAGCCGGTTGCCGACTGTGGAGAGAATCTCTCTCATGGACAACAGCAGCTCCTTTGTCTCGCTCGAGCCATCATCCGACGACCGAAGATCCTTGTCATGGATGAAGCGACATCATCCGTTGATAACCCAACTGACGATTTGATCCAGCGAAGCTTACGCTCGGCCCTTGGTCAATCTCAGCCCACCTTCCTCGTCATTGCCCACCGGTTGAAGACCATTGCCGATTCCGATCTGGTGCTTGTCATGGATGACGGGATGATTGTAGAGTCCGGCAGTCCAAAGGAGCTACTCCACTGTGATCAGTCATGTTTCCGGAGCATGGTCTACCAGGATCCGGAGGGGGAGATGttagaaaatattatcttGAATGGGGTCGAATGA
- a CDS encoding putative succinate-semialdehyde dehydrogenase (succinate-semialdehyde dehydrogenase [NADP+]) produces the protein MATEYKLPFELNDPSLLHFDSFVGNSWVQAKSGKRFEVVDPGTDIPWASCPTNSAEDVPSAVETAHAAFEQYKKSNPRQRAQWLLKWDTLIREAKPDLAKILTHETGKPLAESYGEIDYATGFTWWFAGEAERIHGSISVPSAPNRRVFTVKQPIGVAAALVPWNFPIAMVLRKAGAAFAAGCTMIVKPSPETPLTALVLAHLAQKAGFPAGVFNVLTTDLENTPSLSEALCKHPLVKKVTFTGSTRVGKLIASHCAHGLKKLTLELGGNCPFLVFDDANLDQALDQLMALKWRHAGQACITANRVYVQAGIYDRFAQLLKERTQKLVVGHGAKEGTTMGPVTTPRSIDKALSQVEDARRLGADVILGGNKVTDTKGYFFEPTILTGMTKDMLVSREETFAPIAALYKFETEEEAVQLANDTSMGLASYAFTKNIDRMWRLLENLDAGMIGMNTGNSSAAESPFGGIKESGYGKESGKEVAVNEYLVTKTGTLTIEGQY, from the exons ATGGCGACAGAGTATAAACTACCGTTCGAG CTGAACGACCCAAGTCTGCTCCACTTTGACTCCTTCGTCGGCAACAGCTGGGTCCAGGCGAAGAGTGGGAAACGCTTTGAGGTCGTTG ATCCCGGAACCGACATTCCTTGGGCCAGCTGTCCGACCAATAGTGCCGAGGACGTTCCATCAGCTGTGGAAACCGCGCACGCCGCGTTCGAGCAATACAAGAAAAGTAACCCCCGCCAGCGAGCACAATGGCTCCTTAAATGGGATACGCTCATCCGGGAAGCCAAGCCCGACCTCGCCAAGATCCTCACACACGAGACGGGTAAGCCGCTGGCCGAGTCCTACGGAGAAATCGACTACGCGACCGGTTTCACCTGGTGGTTCGCCGGCGAAGCTGAGCGCATCCACGGCAGCATCAGCGTGCCCTCGGCGCCAAACCGCCGGGTCTTCACGGTCAAGCAACCCATTGGCGTGGCGGCCGCCTTAGTGCCCTGGAACTTTCCCATCGCGATGGTCCTGCGCAAGGCGGGCGCGGCGTTCGCCGCGGGTTGTACCATGATCGTGAAGCCGAGCCCCGAGACACCGCTGACAGCGCTGGTGTTGGCGCATCTAGCGCAGAAAGCGGGTTTCCCGGCGGGCGTGTTTAATGTGCTGACGACGGATCTGGAGAATACGCCGTCGTTGAGTGAGGCGTTGTGTAAGCATCCGttggtgaagaaggtaaCTTTCACAGGCTCTACGCGGGTCGGGAAATTGATTGCTTCGCACTGTGCGCATGGACTGAAGAAGTTGACGTTGGAGCTGGGCGGGAACTGTCCGTTCCTGGTGTTTGATGATGCTAATCTGGATCAGGCGCTGGATCAGCTCATGGCGTTGAAGTGGCGGCATGCTGGACAGGCGTGCATCACAGCCAACCGGGTGTATGTCCAGGCGGGCATCTATGATCGCTTTGCACAGTTACTCAAGGAGCGTACGCAGAAGTTGGTCGTGGGTCATGGTGCCAAAGAGGGCACGACGATGGGCCCCGTGACCACTCCTCGGAGCATTGACAAGGCACTCAGCCAGGTCGAAGATGCCCGTCGACTTGGAGCCGACGTGATTCTGGGAGGGAATAAGGTCACGGATACCAAGGGGTATTTCTTTGAGCCCACGATCCTGACGGGCATGACCAAGGACATGTTGGTGTCCCGGGAGGAGACCTTTGCGCCTATCGCTGCCCTCTATAAATTTGAAacggaggaagaggcagTGCAGCTGGCCAATGACACTAGCATGGGACTGGCCAGTTACGCGTTCACCAAGAATATTGATCGCATGTGGAGGTTACTAGAGAACTTGGATGCTGGCATGATTGGCATGAACACGGGTAACTCCTCAGCCGCGGAGTCTCCATTTGGAGGCATCAAGGAGTCCGGGTATGGTAAGGAAAGTGGGAAGGAGGTTGCCGTGAATGAGTATCTGGTGACAAAGACGGGAACTCTTACGATCGAGGGACAGTATTAG
- a CDS encoding extracellular developmental signal biosynthesis protein FluG (glutamine synthetase) codes for MDLTSLQSLIQTHPLIDNHAHNLLKRDEACNYAKYPFEQITSEAQGSALGNATSTLPLHRAATQLAALYRCASSDWDHVKAARDAWVQRDYDGLIRECLQGTHTLLLDDLLTDQDIESYEWHDRFTTSQTKRIVRIEILAAETISTLMRDDARPQEGDVSVLRERWEQFREGFKQRIAEAIADPAVVGFKSVICYRTGLNVQPIEDSDDTLLLESFGRTVGQGQGSAYRVEDKRLNDWVVRQTLNLLQSAKAATASAPNKPLQLHTGLGDNDIDLVLANPAHLQSLIAQYPEVDFVLLHSSYPYTREAGYLACVYPNVYLDLGEVFPMVSRDAQESILRDSLDIVPTTRLLWSTDGHFFPETFYLANKQFRDVMEKVFVDYVHHGDFTVDQAKQAAADILFHNSNRAYSLNEKLAYEAPVSANSVSASSTATLDAFMRGNPDVKYIWMQFIDYTNTTRVRMFPVAEFAKIARKQRRVGICLCTQLMLQDDSIAPEGSVTGQFYMEPDLSSLRRNVGIDSKSATVMTYWKTEEGAPLPGCPRTTLQRVTNNLREHGIEVTCGFEIEVILLKPITNDAGETDYVPVVRNHSWSQMTSDTRKMVPLLEEIVEALASIGIHLEQFHAESAPGQFEFILPPGSPIATVDTLIKARQVVTCVAEQHGLRATLHPRPLPHAAGSASHAHVSIAPPTQEDAFLAGVMRHYPALAAFTLSQDVSYDRVKSGLWAGSEWVTWGTQNRETPIRKISPGHWEIKTLDGLANMYFAIAAFLSAGYLGVKENLPLTVKDCIHDAAKLPQAEREALGITTELPKSLTQSLDALEADSALQSIIGETVVNNYTSVKRIESKRLLAMDETTRRTWLLERY; via the exons ATGGATCTTACTTCCCTCCAATCCTTGATCCAAACACATCCCCTCATTGATAACCATGCCCATAACCTCTTGAAGCGTGATGAGGCCTGCAACTACGCCAAGTATCCCTTTGAACAAATCACTTCAGAAGCCCAGGGTTCCGCCCTGGGCAATGCCACCTCTACATTACCATTACACCGTGCCGCCACACAGCTCGCCGCGCTCTACCGCTGTGCCTCCTCCGACTGGGACCATGTCAAGGCGGCACGCGACGCATGGGTACAGCGCGACTATGACGGTCTGATTCGCGAGTGTCTGCAGGGCACGCATACTTTGCTTCTCGACGATCTACTGACCGATCAAGACATTGAATCTTACGAATGGCATGACCGCTTCACCACATCGCAGACCAAACGGATTGTGCGGATCGAGATATTGGCCGCTGAAACAATTTCCACCCTGATGCGGGACGACGCCCGGCCTCAGGAAGGAGACGTCTCGGTGCTGCGGGAGCGGTGGGAGCAGTTCCGTGAGGGCTTTAAGCAACGTATCGCCGAGGCGATCGCAGACCCCGCAGTGGTGGGGTTCAAATCGGTGATTTGCTACCGAACTGGGCTTAACGTCCAGCCTATCGAGGACAGCGACGATACCCTTCTGCTCGAGTCATTCGGGCGTACGGTTGGCCAAGGACAGGGGTCTGCGTACCGGGTGGAGGACAAGCGGCTGAATGACTGGGTCGTCCGTCAGACGCTCAATCTCCTGCAGTCCGCTAAGGCCGCCACCGCATCGGCCCCCAACAAACCTTTGCAGCTGCACACCGGACTGGGCGATAACGACATCGACCTAGTGCTCGCCAACCCGGCTCACCTGCAGTCATTAATCGCTCAGTACCCGGAAGTAGATTTCGTATTGCTGCATTCTTCGTATCCGTACACACGGGAAGCCGGATATCTGGCCTGTGTATACCCCAATGTCTACCTGGACCTGGGAGAGGTTTTCCCTATGGTGAGCCGGGATGCACAGGAGTCCATTCTGCGTGACAGTCTAGACATCGTACCCACTACGCGCTTGCTGTGGAGTACCGACGGCCATTTCTTCCCGGAAACCTTCTACTTGGCCAACAAGCAGTTCCGCGATGTGATGGAAAAGGTCTTCGTCGATTATGTTCACCACGGCGATTTTACTGTCGATCAAGCGAAACAGGCGGCTGCTGACATCCTCTTCCACAACTCCAATCGTGCATACAGCTTGAACGAGAAGCTCGCTTATGAGGCACCGGTCTCGGCGAACTCCGTGTCCGCCTCGTCGACCGCTACTCTCGATGCATTCATGCGGGGTAATCCCGATGTCAAGTATATCTGGATGCAATTCATTGACTACACCAATACGACCCGAGTTCGGATGTTCCCTGTCGCGGAGTTCGCCAAGATCGCGCGCAAGCAACGTCGGGTGGGCATTTGTCTCTGCACCCAACTGATGCTGCAAGATGATAGCATTGCGCCGGAAGGGTCAGTCACAGGCCAATTCTACATGGAGCCGGACTTGTCCAGCCTTCGCCGCAATGTGGGAATCGACTCGAAGAGTGCCACCGTGATGACCTACTGGAAGACGGAAGAAGGCGCCCCACTGCCCGGTTGTCCGAGGACAACCTTGCAACGGGTCACAAACAACCTGCGCGAGCACGGTATCGAGGTCACTTGCGGCTTTGAGATCGAAGTCATCCTCTTGAAGCCCATCACGAACGACGCGGGCGAGACCGATTATGTTCCCGTGGTCCGGAACCACTCCTGGTCCCAAATGACCAGCGACACCCGGAAGATGGTCCCCTTGCTGGAGGAGATTGTCGAAGCCCTCGCGTCTATTGGCATTCATCTGGAGCAATTCCACGCCGAGTCTGCCCCGGGCCAATTTGAGTTCATCCTGCCCCCAGGCTCGCCCATCGCCACGGTAGACACCCTGATCAAAGCCCGCCAAGTCGTCACCTGTGTGGCCGAGCAGCACGGCCTCCGCGCTACGCTCCACCCCCGTCCACTCCCCCACGCCGCGGGCTCGGCGTCCCACGCTCATGTCTCCATCGCTCCCCCCACCCAGGAAGACGCCTTCCTCGCCGGCGTTATGCGTCACTACCCAGCCTTGGCGGCATTCACCCTGTCGCAGGATGTGAGTTACGACCGCGTGAAGTCAGGTCTCTGGGCCGGCAGCGAATGGGTCACATGGGGCACGCAGAACCGTGAAACCCCGATCCGCAAGATCTCTCCAGGCCACTGGGAGATCAAGACGCTCGACGGACTAGCCAACATGTACTTCGCCATCGCTGCCTTCCTCTCCGCCGGTTACCTAGGCGTGAAGGAGAACCTCCCTCTCACTGTCAAGGATTGTATCC acGATGCCGCCAAATTACCCCAAGCCGAGCGCGAAGCCCTAGGCATCACAACCGAGCTTCCCAAATCTCTCACCCAAAGTCTAGACGCCCTGGAGGCAGACTCCGCTCTGCAGAGCATCATCGGCGAAACCGTCGTCAATAATTACACCAGCGTCAAGCGCATCGAAAGTAAACGTTTACTCGCCATGGACGAAACCACCAGAAGAACGTGGCTTCTTGAGCGTTATTAG